The following proteins are encoded in a genomic region of Streptomyces gobiensis:
- a CDS encoding OsmC family peroxiredoxin gives MAATRTAKTHWEGNLLEGKGTVDLSSSGIGRYDVSWPARTEKPNGKTSPEELIAAAQSACFSMALSHGLAGKGHTVASMDTQADVTFQPGEGITAIALSLRASVPGLSREEFQAAVEDAKVNCPVSQALAAVKNVTVAAELV, from the coding sequence ATGGCCGCCACACGCACCGCGAAGACGCACTGGGAAGGCAATCTGCTGGAGGGCAAGGGGACCGTTGATCTGTCCTCCTCCGGTATCGGCAGGTACGACGTGAGCTGGCCCGCCCGGACCGAGAAGCCGAACGGCAAGACCAGCCCGGAAGAGCTGATCGCTGCGGCCCAGTCCGCCTGCTTCTCGATGGCCCTCTCCCATGGGCTCGCCGGTAAGGGACACACGGTCGCGTCGATGGACACCCAGGCCGATGTCACCTTCCAGCCCGGGGAGGGCATCACCGCAATCGCCTTGAGTCTCCGGGCGAGCGTTCCTGGGCTGTCACGGGAGGAGTTCCAGGCCGCGGTGGAGGACGCCAAGGTCAACTGCCCGGTGAGCCAGGCGCTCGCCGCGGTCAAGAACGTCACCGTTGCTGCCGAGCTGGTCTGA
- a CDS encoding S1 family peptidase: MSLRTAVHTAISGVIGLIGLMLAALTLAAPPAAAATEPPAVRGGDVLYSGPGPASRCTIGFNATDATNSTTSTTFYGILPGRCGEAGTQWYADPGLTVPVGVTQVAHFPGRNYSLVRYTNPGLSYPSEIRGGSGSGAVRITRAEQPVVGESLCRFGNTTGWHCGTIVAVNQSVTFPEGTVHGLIRASLCAEPGDSGGPAITRDAAIGVLVGGSGNCRTGGTTFYQPVVPILAENRLRVGY; encoded by the coding sequence ATGAGTCTCCGCACCGCCGTCCACACGGCCATCTCCGGCGTCATAGGCCTCATCGGCCTCATGCTGGCGGCCCTCACCCTGGCGGCGCCGCCCGCCGCTGCCGCGACCGAGCCACCAGCCGTACGCGGCGGGGATGTTCTCTACAGCGGACCCGGCCCTGCCAGCCGCTGCACCATAGGCTTCAACGCCACCGACGCCACCAACTCCACCACCAGTACCACCTTCTACGGCATCCTGCCGGGCCGCTGCGGAGAGGCGGGCACCCAGTGGTACGCCGATCCGGGGCTGACCGTGCCGGTGGGGGTGACCCAGGTGGCGCACTTCCCGGGCCGTAACTACTCCTTGGTCCGCTACACCAACCCCGGCCTCTCCTACCCCAGTGAGATCAGGGGTGGCAGCGGCAGCGGAGCGGTCAGGATCACCCGAGCGGAGCAGCCGGTCGTCGGTGAGTCACTCTGCCGCTTCGGCAACACCACCGGGTGGCACTGCGGCACGATCGTCGCGGTGAACCAGTCGGTCACCTTCCCCGAGGGCACCGTGCACGGACTCATCCGGGCCAGCCTCTGTGCGGAACCCGGCGACAGCGGTGGCCCGGCCATCACCCGCGACGCCGCGATCGGAGTCCTGGTCGGCGGCAGCGGCAACTGCCGCACCGGAGGCACCACGTTCTACCAGCCGGTCGTACCGATCCTCGCCGAGAACCGGCTGAGGGTCGGCTACTGA
- a CDS encoding basic amino acid ABC transporter substrate-binding protein: MSSRKPLPLIAAAASVALLATACSSTKATGEGGDEVRLVSSGKLITCTHLPYPPFQFKEGKKIVGFDVDLIDLVAEELNAKQEIVDTPFEGIQSGEDLNARKCDLAAAGMTITEVREENLDFSDPYFAATQALITKKGAPYGSLADLKGKKLGVQQSTTGEEYAKKEAKGVTTVQYEDLALLLTAVKTGKIAAGINDNGVLFDYVKQNPDTEVQAEFDTGEEYGFAVQTGNDALRKKINEVLTAAKDDGRYDKIYKKWFGTEPKK; encoded by the coding sequence GTGTCATCGCGTAAGCCCCTGCCTCTCATAGCCGCCGCCGCGTCCGTCGCGTTGCTGGCCACCGCCTGCTCCAGTACCAAAGCCACCGGTGAGGGTGGCGATGAGGTGCGGCTGGTCTCTTCCGGCAAGCTCATCACCTGCACTCATCTCCCGTATCCGCCCTTCCAGTTCAAGGAGGGCAAGAAGATCGTCGGCTTTGACGTCGACCTCATCGATCTGGTCGCCGAGGAGCTGAACGCCAAGCAGGAGATCGTGGATACGCCCTTCGAGGGCATCCAGTCCGGCGAGGACCTGAACGCGCGTAAGTGCGACCTCGCGGCCGCCGGAATGACTATCACCGAAGTCCGGGAGGAGAACCTTGACTTCTCCGATCCCTACTTCGCGGCCACTCAGGCGCTGATCACCAAGAAGGGGGCGCCATACGGCTCGCTGGCCGACCTCAAGGGCAAGAAGCTCGGTGTGCAGCAGTCCACCACGGGTGAGGAGTACGCGAAGAAGGAAGCGAAGGGCGTCACCACGGTCCAGTACGAGGACCTGGCGCTGCTCCTCACCGCGGTGAAGACCGGCAAGATCGCTGCGGGCATCAACGACAACGGTGTGCTCTTCGACTACGTCAAGCAGAACCCGGACACCGAAGTCCAGGCGGAGTTCGACACCGGGGAGGAGTACGGCTTCGCCGTACAGACCGGCAACGACGCACTGCGCAAGAAGATCAACGAGGTGCTGACGGCCGCCAAGGACGACGGCCGTTACGACAAGATCTATAAGAAGTGGTTTGGCACGGAGCCCAAGAAGTGA
- a CDS encoding amino acid ABC transporter permease, with the protein MTRRQRARLIRGGQYGVLAAVLLVFALAADWGELRRAFLDLEVAKAQFPEVITTALVNTVIYTVLGFSFGLTLGLVLALMRLSQVPPYRWLAMGYIEFFRGVPALLVFIALGFGVPLAFQVAINQYVTVMLALGLVGAAYMAETIRAGILAVPKGQSEAARSLGMSQSRAMISIVIPQAFRIVLPPLANELILLTKDSSLVYLLGLSMTQYELAKFGRDALNQHRSLTPILIAGLFYLAITIPLGYLVRRLEARTARAR; encoded by the coding sequence GTGACCCGCCGCCAGCGGGCGCGGCTGATACGCGGCGGCCAGTACGGCGTACTGGCCGCCGTACTGCTGGTGTTCGCGTTGGCCGCGGACTGGGGCGAGCTGCGCCGGGCCTTCCTGGATCTGGAGGTCGCCAAGGCCCAGTTCCCGGAGGTCATTACCACCGCGCTGGTCAACACCGTGATCTACACTGTGCTTGGCTTCTCCTTCGGGCTGACCCTGGGCTTGGTCCTGGCGTTGATGCGGCTGTCCCAGGTGCCGCCGTACCGCTGGCTGGCCATGGGCTATATCGAGTTCTTCCGCGGTGTGCCCGCGCTGCTGGTGTTTATCGCGCTGGGCTTCGGCGTGCCGCTCGCCTTCCAGGTGGCGATCAACCAGTACGTCACGGTGATGCTCGCCCTCGGGCTGGTCGGGGCCGCCTATATGGCCGAAACCATCCGGGCCGGGATTCTGGCGGTGCCCAAGGGGCAGAGCGAGGCGGCCCGTTCGCTGGGGATGTCGCAGTCCCGGGCGATGATCTCGATCGTGATCCCGCAGGCGTTCCGGATCGTACTGCCGCCGCTGGCCAATGAGCTCATCCTGCTCACCAAGGACTCCTCGCTGGTCTATCTGTTGGGACTGTCCATGACGCAGTACGAGCTGGCCAAGTTCGGGCGGGACGCGCTGAACCAGCATCGCAGCCTGACCCCGATTCTGATCGCGGGGCTCTTCTATCTGGCCATCACCATCCCGCTCGGCTATCTGGTGCGCCGGCTGGAGGCCCGTACGGCGAGGGCCCGGTGA